The DNA window TGCCCGCCAAGTGGAGAGGTCCGGGGAGGAGAAGGAGCCAGTTGTCTCCCTGGAAAAAAGCAGTTGTTACGATTAAACAAGGTCAGAAGATAGAGTACTTTGAGGGAGTTTAAGGAGAGATAAGTGCCTATTAAAGAATATAAGCCAACGTCGCCTGGACGAAGAGGCATGACGGGCTCTACGTTTGAGGAAATAACTAAAAAGCGCCCGGAAAAATCTTTGGTCAGCCCCCTCAAAAGTAAAGGCGGACGTAATAATCAGGGGAGGATAACAGTTCGTCATCGCGGCGGCGGCGCTAAGCGCATGTACCGTGCTATTGATTTTAAGCGTGATAAGCGCGATATGCCGGGTGAAGTAATAGCTATAGAATATGATCCGAATCGTTCATCGAGAATCGCTCTTGTCCAGTATACTGATGGTGAACGCCGTTATATTCTTTCACCGGTAGGATTGAAAGTGGGCGATAAAATCATAGCGGGCGAAAAAGCGGAGATTAAGGTGGGGCATTGTATGCCTCTTAAGTCCATACCTACCGGCACATCAGTACATAATATCGAGATGTGCGTGGGAAAAGGCGGACAGCTTGTAAGAAGCGCGGGCGCTGTTGCCCAGCTCATGGCCAAAGAGGGTGACTATGCGCTGATACGCATGCCTTCGTCGGAATTGAGAAAGATTCGTTTGGAATGTTATGCTACAATTGGTCAAATAGGCAATTTAGACCATCAGCACATAAAGATCGGGAAGGCGGGCAGGAAGAGACACATGGGAATTCGTCCTACTGTCCGAGGTTCCGCTATGACCCCGAGGGATCACCCTCATGGCGGAGGTGAAGGCAGATCTCCGATTGGTATGCCCGGCCCTAAGACTCCGTGGGGAAAGCCGACGTTAGGGTACAAAACACGGAAGAATAAGCGCACTGACAATATGGTTGTCAGGCGAAGGAATAAGAAATAAGGGAATAAATGGGGTTCAGAAGAGGTCAGTTAGATGTCACGATCCACTAAGAAAGGTCCGTTTATTGAAGCGCAATTACTTAAGAAGGTAGAAGCGCTTAATAAGTCGGGGGAGAAAGTAGTTATAAAGACTTGGTCGAGAGCCTCGACGATTGTTCCTGACATGATAGGCCATACGATAGCCGTGCATGACGGCAGGAGGCATGTGCCCATATTTATTACAGAGAATATGGTTGGGCATAAGCTCGGAGAGTTCGCTTTCACCCGTACCTTTAGAGGACATTCAGGTAAGGCTGAAAAAGTTACTGCAGTTAAAAAGGCGACGCAATAAGAGTTATGGAAGTAAAAGCTGTTTCAAAAAACATACGAACATCACCCCGGAAGCTGCGGTTAATGGCAAATATGGTAAGGGGTAAGAAGGTCGACGAGGCTTTGACCATCTTGAAGTTTTTGCCATCGCCGTCGGCACAATCCGTAGCGAAGGTTGTTAAGTCAGCCGCGGCCAACGCAGAGAATAATTATGAGATGACTCCTTCGGATTTAAAAATAATTAATATCTTAGTCGATGAAGGTCGTACTATGAAGCGATTTCGTGCGGGACCTAGAGGTAGGGTAAAACCTATACTGAAACGTTCCAGCCACATAACTGTCATAGTTAAAGAGGAGGAATGATTGGGCCAGAAGGTACATCCAATAGGCTTTAGGTTAGGCATAACGAAAGACTGGCAGTCAAGATGGTATGCCGATAAGCATTATACCGAAATGCTTCAAGAGGATCTGCGTATCAGGAATGTTATTGCATCCAAGTACAAGGATGATGATATTGCCAGGGTTGAGATAGAACGTGCATCCAATCAGGTGACGGTTACCGTTCATACATCCAGACCTGGTATTGTTATCGGCAGAGGCGGCCAGCGTGTTGATGAGACAAGGTCTCTGTTAGAGCAGATCGCTGGTAAGCGGGTAAGGCTTAATATCCAGGAAGTATCACAGCCTGAAATGGATGCGTATCTTGTGGCCAGGAGTATAGCACAGCAAATGGAACGCCGCATTTCTCACAGGAGAGCAATGAAGCAGGCGATATTCAGGGCGATGGAAAGAGGGGCGCAGGGAATAAAGATATCTTGTGCCGGCAGGGTTGGAAGCTCAGAATACGCGAGAACGGAAACGCTTCATGAAGGAAGGGTTCCCCTTCACACACTGCGTGCTGATATAGATTATGCTACTGCAACAGCTCACACGACTCTTGGGACCATTGGCGTTAAAGTTTATATTTATAAAGGTGATATCATTCCGGAATACGAGAAATTTAAAGCGGAGTCTACCGCAGCGCTTAGTAGTACTGGACAACTGAAAACGGACGAAAAAGCCGGGAGTGAGATAGTCGGAGTGAAAGCTGGTGAAGCTGTTGAATCAACGGATAAGCTGGCTGAATCGGGAGAGCGTAGAAGCTCGAAAGAGGCCGCTTCTGCCGAAGGAAAAGAAAAGGTCTCAACAGAAGTATCAGCATCGAAAAGCCGTTCTCGTGCGAGAGTAAAAGCAAAATCTACAAGTACTACATCCGAGAAAAAGGAAGAGGCTAAACCCAGAACAAGGGTTCGGGCTAAAGACAAACCGAAGGCAAAGGCTGACGAGTCATCGAACATGAGCAGTACTGAGGCGGCTCCGGAAGCAGTATCATCTGAAAAAGAGAGTAAGCCGAAACCAAGGGCTAAAACCAAAGCTGAAACGGAAAAGGAATCTGATAAGGATTAATTATCCATATAATCGGTTATTCGCTGAACGAGGGAAAACATAATGTTACAGCCTAAACGAGTTAAACATAGGAAGCAGAGTCGCGGCAGAAGGAAAGGCCGGGCTATGGCGGGGAATACCGTAGCCTTTGGTGAATATGGACTTCAGGCTCAAGGCGCTTGTTTCCTTACAGCGCGGCAGATAGAGGCGGCGAGACGTGCGATAATTCGTTATGTGAGAAGGGGCGGCAAGTTGTGGATTCGCGTATTCCCGGATAAGCCGGTTACCTCAAAACCGGCGGAAACACGTCAGGGAAGCGGTAAAGGAGCTGTTGATCATTGGGTCTGTGTGACCAAGCCTGGAAGAATACTATTTGAAATCGCTGGTATTAAAGAAGACGCGGCGAAAGAAGCAATGCGGTTGGCATCGCATAAGTTGCCTATACCCACAAGATTTGTGCGCAGGGACGCGGATATCGGGGAATAGAGGGGGCTCAGGTTGAAAGTTGCGGAAATAAGAACTTTAAATACTGATGAACTCAAGAAGAAGCTCGATGAATCATATCGAGAGCTGTTCAACTTGAGATTTCGTCTCGCTACCAAGCAGTTGGGTAATCATCATGAACTGCGGAATGTCAGAAAGAAAATAGCCAAGATAAAGACGGTGATGAGGGAGCGGGAATTACAGTAGAGGAGTAATTATACATTGGTTACAGAGACCGGAAAAAGCAAAAAGAAGAAAACAGGGCGCGTTGTTAGCAACAAGATGGAGAAGACCGTCGTTGTTGTTGTAGAGTACTATATACCTCATCGCCTCTATAACAAACGTGTGAGGCATTTAAGCAAATTCAAAGCCCACGATGAACAGAATGCCTGCAATATAGGGGATGTGGTATTGATAGAAGAGACCAGACCTCTTTCGAAAGATAAGCGATGGAGAGTAGTTGAGATACTGTCAAAGGGTGATTCACAATGATTATGCCTCAAACCAGGTTAAAAGTTGCGGATAACACCGGTGCTAAGAGCATTATGTGTATACACATACCGGGCGGGACACGCAAGAGATATGCTCGTGTGGGTGACATAATTGTTGCCGCTGTTAAGGAAGCGCAAACGGGAGGCGCCGTGAAGAACCACGAGGTAGTGCGGGCTGTCGTTGTTCGAACTGCGAAACAGTACAGGCGTCCTGATGGCTCCTACATAAGATTCGATGATAACGCTGCGGTGATTCTGGACGACAAGAACAATCCGAAAGGCACCCGCATTTTTGGTCCGGTGGCTCATGAATTGAGGCAGAAGAACTTTATGAAGATTTTATCGCTGGCGCCAGAGGTTCTTTGATATGAAGATTAGAAAAGAAGATACAGTTCTGGTAATAGTCGGGAAAGACAAGGGCAAAAAAGGGAAGGTCCGCCAGATAATGTCTAAAAATAATGTGCTGGTTATTGAAGGTGTTAACGTTGTTAAACGTCATATGAAGCCTAGGGCACAGGCCAGACAGGCTGGTATTATTGAGCGGGAGGCTCCGGTAAAAATTTCTAATGTTATGCTGATATGTCCTAAATGTGGTAAACCGGTTCGTATTCAGTCCAAAATTCTTGAGGATGGCAAGCGGGTTAGGGTATGCGGGAAATGCGGCGAGGTGATTAACTAATGGCTCGTTTGAAAGAAAGATACCAGCAGGAAATACTGCCTGCTCTGATGAAAGAATTTAAATATACCAGTGTCATGCAGGCGCCGCGGGTGGTCAAAGTGGTGATTAATGTCGGTATGGGCGAGGCTATACAGCATGCTCAATCTTTGGATGCTGCTCAGCAGGATATCGCGGCGATATCAGGACAACACCCTGTGATAACCAAGGCTCGGAAATCAATAGCCAGCTTCAAGTTGCGCAAGGGTATGCCGATCGGTGTTATGGTCACTTTGCGCGGTAAAAGGATGTATGAATTCCTCGATAAGTTGATTAGTGTAGCCTTGCCGCGCATACGTGATTTCCAGGGGTTGAATAGAAAAGCCTTCGATGGTATGGGGAATTATACACTGGGATTGAAAGATCAGACTATCTTCCCCGAGATTTCATATGAGAAGGTCGATAAGGTCAGGGGATTGGAGATTTGCATTATTACAACTGCAAGTAACGATGCGGAAGGGCTCAGGCTCTTTGAACTTATGGGGATGCCCTTCTCTCGTTGATAGTTGATAAATGTAGTGAAAGAGGCGTATTTATTAGGTATGGCTAAAGTATCGAGAATCGTTAAAGCGCGGAGAACACCGAAATTTCAGGTGAGGCAGAAGAACCGGTGTCAATTGTGCGGCCGGTCGAGGGGATATATACGTATGTTCGGACTGTGTCGTATATGTTTCCGTACGCTGGCGCTTGAAGGGAAGATCCCCGGTGTTAGGAAATCCAGTTGGTGATATGCTTTTTACGTACAATAAATTGTGTGTGTGAAGGTTGAGTATGGTTACAGATCCGATTGCCGACATGTTAACAAGGATTAGAAATGCTACGATGGCGAGACATGACTTCGTGCTTGTGCCGTTGTCTAAGGTGAAACTCGCTGTTGCCAAGATACTGAGGGACGAAGGCTTTGTCAAAGACTATGAGGTGGTCAAAGGCAAGCAGCAGAGGGTGATAAAAATATATCTGAAGTATACGGATAAAAAAGAGCCTGTGATTGAAGGATTGCAAAGGGTTTCTAAGCCTGGCCTAAGGATATATGTTTCCAAATCTGAAATACCGCGTGTTTACGGCGGATTGGGTATGGCGATTTTATCTACGCCAAAAGGAATTATTTCAGGTAAGAAGGCATGGCAAGAGGGTGTAGGTGGGGAGCTTATTTGCTTTGTATGGTAATGGAGGAAGATAATGTCTCGCATCGGTAAGATGCCAATACCTGTGCCTAAGGGTGTCGAGGTAAAAGTGAGCGGTAATGAGGTTCGAGTCAAAGGACCGAAAGGTGAGTTGACGCGTTCGGTTGCCCCTGCTATTTCTGTTACTCTGGATGATGGCGTACTTAAAGTATCCAGGTCGTCCGATGAGAAAAAAGTGCGATCGTTGCATGGTTTGACACGCAGCCTGTTGGCCAATATGGTTATCGGGGTCAGTGAGGGATATCACAAAGATCTGGAGATCGTCGGTGTGGGGTATAGGGCCCAGGCTTCTTCGGGAGGAAAGGTCTCATTACAATTGGGCTTTTCTCACGCGAAAGAGATTAACCCCCCGGCGGGGATTTCGGTTGTTGTTAAGGAACCGCAGCGTCTGGTTGTAGAGGGGATTGATAAGGAACAGGTAGGTGATGTGGCGGCCAAGATTCGTAGCATGAAGCCCCCTGATCACTACAAAGGCAAGGGCGTCAGATATGCAAATGAAAAAGTTCGCATCAAACCGGGAAAAGCAGGTAAAGCTGGAGCCAAACGGTAATGGGTAAAGATAATACAAAAGAATCGCGTGAAATAAGGCATAAACGTGTTCGCAAGTCGGTTGTTGGAACTGCGGAGCGGCCTAGATTATGTGTTTATCGAAGTCTTACTCATATTTATTGTCAACTTATAGATGATAGTAAGGGTTGCACTCTGGCATCGGCATCGACCTTGGACAGCGAGCTTAAGTCTGATAATAAAAAGAAGACTGAAACGTCTGCATCTGTTGGAAAGATGATAGCAGAACGCGCAGCTGAATTTGGTATTAAGAAAGTTGTTTTCGACAGGGGTGGATACAAGTATCATGGCCGAGTGAAGGCTCTAGCTGATGCGGCCAGAAAAGCGGGCTTGGAGTTTTAATAATGGATGATTTGAAACAGGGCGAAGCCTTAAATGAGAAGCTTGTACACATAAAAAGGGTTGCCAAGGTTGTTAAGGGAGGAAGGCGTTTCAGCTTTACAGCTCTCGTAGTCGTCGGCGATGGGAATGGAAAGGTTGGCGAGGGGCTGGGTAAGGCCAAAGAAATCCCTGAGGCTATTCGTAAAGGCAATGCGGTTGCGCGAAAACGCATGGTTAAAATAACAATGAAAGACGGGACTATACCGTATCAGATAACTGGAAAATATTGTGGTTCAAAAGTTCTTTTAAAGCCGGCTTCGCAGGGTACCGGTTTGATTGCCGGCGGCGGTGTTCGTGCTGTTCTCGAAGTCGCAGGAGTAAAAGATATCCTTACAAAATCGCTAGGCAGCGAGAACCAAGTTAACGTGGTGCGCGCAACGATAAAAGCGCTTCATCAATTAAAGACTCCTGAAGAGGCGCTTGCCAGGCGCAAGTCCTTAGCGACGAAGGAGGTTTCAGTTGGCTAAGTTATTGGTTACGTGGGTGAAAAGTGGAATTGGGTTCTCACGTGACCAGAGAGATACTATACGTTCTTTGGGGCTTCATCGCTTGAACCAAACCGTTGAGCACGATGATTCTCCATCAATACGCGGGATGTTACTTAAAGTTAGACATCTTGTTAAAGTGGAGGAAACCGTTGAGGGAGAATGATCTGAGACCCCGACAGGGGACCAAACATAGAAAGAAACGGATTGGCCGCGGAGTCGGGAGCGGTCATGGCACTACAGCATGTAAAGGCACAAAGGGGCAAAAGGCTCGTGCGGGGTTTTCGTTGCGTCCCGGTTTTGAAGGCGGGCAGAACCCTCTGACAAAACGTCTTCCAGAACAGCGCGGATTTAATAATATCTTCAGGATTGAATATTCGACAATAAATATATCAAGCCTCAATCGCTTTGAGTCAGGGCAGGAGATTAAACCGGAAGATTTGGTTGAAAAAAGACTTGTGAAATCTCTAAAGAAACCTATCAAAATACTGGGCAACGGCGAACTTGAGAAACCGGTTACCGTTAGAGCTAACAAATTCACTCAAATGGCTAAGAGGAAGATCGAGTCTGCCGGAGGAAAAGTAGAGGAAATCGGCCAGTGACTCAAGAGCGGAAAAGTTCCAGGCCCCAGTTGCTCCAATCCATGATAGATGCCTTCCGTCAAACGGATTTGAGACGGAAGATGCTGATTACATTGGGCATCTTGGTACTTTTCCGATTCATTGCCCATGTACCTGTGCCCGGAGCGGATGCCTCCGCGATGCAGGATTTTTTGGGTGGAGGCAGCAGCGCTGGGTCTCTGTTCGGAATGCTGGATTTATTCAGCGGCGGTCTCATGCGAAACATGAGCATCGCTTCGTTAGGGGTTTATCCTTATATTACGGCTACAATTATAATGCAGCTTATGGTTCCCGTAATCCCAAGGCTACGGGAGCTGGCCCGCGAAGGAGATACCGGCAGGGCAAAGATCAATATCTATACACACTGGATGACTGTTCCGCTGGCTATGCTTCAGGGCTATAGTCAACTAATTTTGCTGCAGAGGTCTTCTTCAGTTGTAACTAATATCGGTTTCTCCGGAGAAAACGCGCTTCCTACTATTTCAATGATTGTGGCGATGACTGCCGGCACTATGTTTCTTGTATGGTTAGGGGAGTTGATCACAGAATATGGGATAGGCAACGGCGTATCTCTGATAATATTTGCTGGAATTGTTTGTACTCTACCTCAATTAATAGGCTACGGGACTCTTGAGAATGATGTGTTTGGCTTGATCCTATTTGTGGTATTATCCTTGGTGATTTTAGTTACTATTATAATTTTTACAGAGGCACAACGCCGCATTCCGGTTCAATATGCTAGGAGCCTATACCGCGGCGGCAGGGTTTACCGCCAATCCGGTGGCACTCACATACCCATGCGCGTAAATTCTGGGGGCATGATACCGATAATCTTTGCTATGTCTTTTATGTTAATGCCTGGCATCATTGCCGGCTTTTTTGTCAGTCCTGATCTTGCAAATCCCAATTTTGCTAATTCGGTGGTTAATTTATTTTCCAGTGAAGGTTATTTCTATTGGATATTGTATTTCTTCTTAGTAGTTGCGTTGACGTTTTTCTATACTACGGTAATATTTCAACAGCAGAATTTGGCTGAGACATTGCAGAGGCAGGGCGCCTTTATTCCAGGTATCCGGCCGGGAAAAGCTACACATCAATATTTATCTAAGTTAAGCAATCGCCTCACATGGGGTGGGGCTATATTCCTGGGGCTTGTTACGATTTCGCCATTTATAATACAAAAAATTACTGGAATTTCTGGGAATTTGCAGCTTCCGGCTATCGGCATGATAATAGTTGTCGGCGTGGCGCTGGATACCATGAGACAGCTGGAAGCGCAGCTTCTGATGAGGAAGTACGAAGGTTTTCTGAAATAGGGAGGATTTTGCAGTGAGATTGATACTTTTAGGCGCTCCCGGATCAGGGAAAGGCACGCAGGCGAAGAATATCGCCGAGAAAGTCGGCATAACACATGTGGCTTCAGGGGATTTGTTCCGAGCTGCGGCAACCCGAGGGGATGAGTTAGGGAATCAGGCTAAGCATTATATGGAGCAGGGCCTCCTGGTTCCAGATGAGATTACTATTAAAATGATATTGGAACGCATAGATGCTCCTGATTGTTCGAAAGGTGTCATGCTGGATGGTTTTCCAAGGACGCTGGAGCAGGCTAAAGCGTTGGACCAGGCGCTGGGAGATAAGAAGTTAAAAATCGATCGTGTTTTCTATATTAACGTTTCCACCGATGAACTGGTACGACGGTTAAGCGGACGTTTTATCTGTCGTAAGTGTCAGGCGCCGTATCATAAGGTATCATCGCCGCCAAAGAAAGAAGGCGTATGTGATAAATGCGGTGGTGAGTTGTATCAACGTGCTGATGATACGCCGGAGACTGTCAGGAAAAGGATTGATGTTTATACAAAGGAGACATCACCGTTGATTGATTATTATAACAAGGCAAAGAAGCTTGTTGAGATAGACGGAGAGGGTAATATAGATAGTATTACTAAAAACATCATCGCAGCGCTTCCGTAGGATAAAAATGGGAATAGAGATTAAGTCGACCCGCGAGATTGAACTTATGAGGAAAGCGGGGGAAATAGTAGCCATCGTTCTGGATATATTGAAGAAGAGAATCAAACCTGGTATTATCACTGAGGAGTTAGACACAATAGCAATAGAAGAATTGAATAGACATGGCGCTAAGTCCTCTTTCAAAGGGTACAGAGGATATCCGGCGCATTTGTGTGTTTCTGTAAATGATGAACTCGTTCACGGTATACCCGGGAAGCGTGTTCTTAAAGAAGGAGATATTGTCACAATTGATTTTGGTGCCGTTTATAATGGCTTTCACGGAGATGCCGCTCGTACAATAGCAGTAGGCGAAATTAGTGACACAGCTAAGAAGTTGATAGATACGACTGATAATGCTTTGATGGTGGGGATTGAAAGCGCGAGAAACGGCGCTCGTCTTGGAGATGTATCTTATGCGATACAGTCTTTTGTTGAGGCTAACGGTTTCTCAGTAGTGCGTGAGTATGCGGGGCATGGTATCGGCCGACAAATGCATGAAGATCCACAAATACCGAATTATGGGAAACCAGGACAGGGGCCTGTGTTAAAAAAGGGTATGGCGCTTGCCTTGGAGCCGATGGTTACCCAAGGCGATTGGCATACTAAAGTAGGCAGAGACGAGTGGACGGTTTCTACTATGGATGGCAGTCTATGCGCTCATTTCGAGGATACGATTGTAGTAACTGAGGGGAAAGCAGAAATATTAACGGCGTTGGTTTAGGCAATTTATATGTCTAAGAAGGAAAGTATTGAAGTTGAAGGAACAGTTGTTAAGTCTTTGCCTAACACGATGTTCCGCGTCGAATTGGCCAATGGTCATCAGGTGCTAGCGCATATTTCCGGTAAAATGAGGATTCATTATATAAAAATATTGGCAGGAGACAAGGTTTTAGTTGAATTATCGCCTTATGATCTAACAAGAGGTCGTATCACATATAGATTTCGGTAGATTTTCGGGTGGTGGAAGGAGACAGATATGAAAGTCAAAGCATCGGTTAAATCGCGTTGCGAAAAATGTAAGGTAATAAAAAGACGGGGAATAGTCAGAGTGATCTGTGAAAATCCCAGGCATAAGCAAAGGCAAGGGTAAAAGTTCACAGCTTACTGTGTGAATATTATCAACGAAGGCTGAAGGATAAGGACGTAGTAATGGCACGATTAGCAGGGGTAGATCTTCCCAAGAACAAAAGGGTCGAGATAGGTTTGCGTTATATATACGGTATAGGACCTACCGCAAGCAGGGTGATCCTTGAAAAGGCAAAGGTAGATCCCAATACCAAGGTCAGCGATCTCACCGAGGGAGAGGTCGGTCAGATTCGCGAGATCATTGAAAGAGAGTATGAAGTAGAAGGTGAACTGAGGCGAAAGGTCAATCGCAATATTAAACGCCTGATCGAGATTGGTAGCTATCGTGGTATACGCCATAGGCGCGGGCTTCCGGTACGCGGACAGCGCACCAAGACCAATGCTCGCACGAAGAGGGGCGCACGTAAGACGGTTGCCGGCCGCAGACGGACTGTATCTAAGAAATAGTAGAGGAATATTATGCCAGAAAAGAAAAAAGTCACGCGTGTTAAGAGGAAAGAAAAAAAGTTAATAGCTAAGGGTCGTGCGTATATACAGTCGACTTTCAACAATACGGTGATAACAATAACAGATCAAGCCGGTAATACTATCTCTTGGGGCAGTGCGGGTACTGCGGGATTCAAGGGGTCGCGTAAGGGTACGCCCTATGCTGCACAGCTTGCGGCTGAACAGGCGGCTCATAAGAGTATAGAACATGGCTTAAAGCAGGTTGAAGTGTTTGTAAAAGGGCCCGGCAGCGGAAGAGAGGCTGCGATACGCGCGCTACAGGCAGCCGGCCTCACTATAACTGGGATTCGAGATGTAACGCCGATACCCCATAATG is part of the Dehalococcoidia bacterium genome and encodes:
- the rpsM gene encoding 30S ribosomal protein S13, with the protein product MARLAGVDLPKNKRVEIGLRYIYGIGPTASRVILEKAKVDPNTKVSDLTEGEVGQIREIIEREYEVEGELRRKVNRNIKRLIEIGSYRGIRHRRGLPVRGQRTKTNARTKRGARKTVAGRRRTVSKK
- the rpsK gene encoding 30S ribosomal protein S11; this encodes MPEKKKVTRVKRKEKKLIAKGRAYIQSTFNNTVITITDQAGNTISWGSAGTAGFKGSRKGTPYAAQLAAEQAAHKSIEHGLKQVEVFVKGPGSGREAAIRALQAAGLTITGIRDVTPIPHNGCRPCKRRRV